In the Nicotiana tabacum cultivar K326 chromosome 16, ASM71507v2, whole genome shotgun sequence genome, one interval contains:
- the LOC107812254 gene encoding protein FAR-RED IMPAIRED RESPONSE 1-like: MASDDSLLNEYEWVDVDSHESFNNVVHLDDNDDEEADGEYHGEANDDEEEVLGNELELCDVDREMENEFTEKDVVVGPISGMARIHKIKFTTKSNNCKDRLVAVLDDSDYWRISKVVHDHNHDFLPSVLRLMAGHRSVCDSLKRDLVAHDRSGNRPSKNIRLAEVQRGGPQNLGCTPKDCRNYILKSRNFEMQEGDAQSLLNFFREIQIKDNEFFYSIDVDNIGRLRNVVWVHSHFKAVYEQIQDAICFGTTYLVNRYNMLCATFFGINHHRQSILLGCALMSHEDIDSYKLVFRTWIDAMGKVHPDAVIADQCQSIKVVIAEVMPNTIHRYCIWHIFSKLPLYLSGVRSSKIAHGEFKSMVLDSITVEVFERKWTEYIARYNLHTRNWFNKLYSEKEKWDHVYLDVYFWAGMLSMQRSEGMHAFFDGYITRQSTLRMFVYQYE, translated from the exons ATGGCATCAGACGATAGTTTGTTGAATGAATACGAATGGGTCGATGTTGATTCTCACGAAAGTTTCAACAATGTTGTGCACTtagatgataatgatgatgaagaagccgATGGAGAATATCATGGAGAAGCtaatgatgatgaggaggaagtttTAGGAAATGAGTTAGAATTATGTGATGTTGATCGGGAAATGGAGAATGAATTCACTGAAAAGGATGTAGTTGTAGGTCCAATCTCTGGAAT GGCTAGGATTCACAAAATCAAGTTTACCACCAAGAGTAACAATTGTAAAGATAGGCTAGTTGCTGTTTTGGATGATTCTGATTATTGGCGCATCTCTAAGGTCGTTCACGATCACAATCATGATTTTCTCCCATCCGTATTACGCCTGATGGCTGGACATAGGTCTGTTTGTGATTCTTTGAAGAGGGATCTTGTAGCTCACGATCGATCTGGCAATAGACCCTCCAAGAATATTAGACTTGCTGAGGTTCAACGTGGTGGACCGCAAAATTTGGGTTGTACTCCAAAGGATTGTAGAAATTATATTTTGAAAAGTAGGAATTTTGAAATGCAAGAAGGGGACGCACAGTCGCTACTCAACTTTTTTCGTGAAATCCAGATAAAGGATAATGAGTTTTTCTATTCAATAGATGTTGATAATATTGGTAGGCTGCGAAATGTGGTATGGGTGCATTCACACTTTAAGGCAGTGTATGAGCAAATCCAAGATGCAATATGCTTTGGTACGACGTACCTTGTGAATCGATATAATATGCTATGTGCTACATTTTTTGGCATCAATCACCATAGACAGTCCATCTTACTAGGATGTGCTCTCATGTCTCATGAAGACATCGATAGTTACAaattagtttttagaacttgGATTGATGCCATGGGAAAAGTTCATCCAGATGCGGTCATAGCTGATCAGTGTCAGAGCATTAAGGTAGTCATTGCTGAAGTGATGCCAAATACAATACATAGGTAttgtatttggcatatattctcaAAGTTGCCTCTTTACTTAAGTGGTGTTCGTTCTTCTAAAATTGCACATGGAGAATTTAAATCCATGGTCCTTGATAGCATTACTGTTGAAGTTTTTGAGAGAAAATGGACAGAATATATTGCAAGGTATAATTTACATACAAGGAATTGGTTCAACAAGCTTTACTCTGAGAAGGAAAAATGGGATCATGTGTACCTTGATGTGTATTTTTGGGCTGGTATGCTATCTATGCAAAGAAGTGAGGGGATGCATGCGTTCTTTGATGGATATATTACCCGTCAAAGCACTCTTAGGATGTTTGTTTACCAGTATGAGTGA